One Cydia splendana chromosome 23, ilCydSple1.2, whole genome shotgun sequence DNA window includes the following coding sequences:
- the LOC134801993 gene encoding uncharacterized protein LOC134801993 has protein sequence MRVLLIICFFFGIYAHYVAQRTGHRMRLLKNHTMKTQPKKKLFLGPALVGVMKIVTHVATILSVVDVTTTLLDRYSDKPKKHEHGSEAIQQINEVKGELVDEETEEDVELVDENTDEDA, from the exons ATGCGTGTTCTGCTCATAATTTGTTTCTTTTTTGGTATTTACGCGCATTATGTAGCACAAAGAACTGGTCATAGGATG AGACTGTTAAAAAAT cACACCATGAAGACGCAACCAAAGAAGAAGTTGTTTCTCGGCCCCGCACTTGTGGGCGTCATGAAAATAGTTACG CATGTTGCTACTATTCTATCAGTCGTTGAT GTCACAACCACGTTATTGGATCGGTATTCTGATAAGCCCAAAAAACACGAACATGGTAGCGAAGCAATACAACAAATAAACGAAGTAAAGGGGGAGTTAGTGGACGAAGAGACGGAAGAAGACGTAGAATTAGTCGATGAAAACACGGATGAAGACGcgtag